The segment TTTAGAGATTGTGATTGTGGATTTATCGTATTAATCTGTTGGATTGCTGTTCTTTTGTATGCATTTCCAAGATAGTTGAAATACATTTTTACAACTCCAACTAGCATTATAAGTAGAAAGATACCTCCAACGATATACCATCCAGGTGCAGACGGAGTCATGTCTACTTTTTCTGGAGGAATGAAATCCAGTACCTCATTGGCCAAACGTAGTGAATCTGTAGGCCAATTTGTAGTATCTTGAAGTATCATATTAATGATCTTTTAATAAGTCTCTTACCTGAATACTTGGTCTTTCTTTAGTATTAAAAGTAAGTAAAGGAATCCCGTATTCTGAAAATTGATTGACAAGCATTTCTTTCTCATTTTCAAAAGCAGTTTGTTGTTTACTTCGTGCTTTTTTCATGCTTGATTCTATTGAAACTTGATATTCGCTATTTGATAATGATACAGATCTTAAAGGAAGCTGACGTTCCCATTCATCTTCAATATGAAAGATGATAACATCATTATGTCTCTTTAAATTAAATATATGATGCAGTGTTTGATCAGAAATGCCTCTTAAGTCAGACATAATCACAATAAGGTAATCATGATTTACAGTGGTTCTGACTTTTTGCATAACACTTTCTAAAATCTGTGTT is part of the Flammeovirga agarivorans genome and harbors:
- a CDS encoding DUF4381 domain-containing protein; amino-acid sequence: MILQDTTNWPTDSLRLANEVLDFIPPEKVDMTPSAPGWYIVGGIFLLIMLVGVVKMYFNYLGNAYKRTAIQQINTINPQSQSLNEGVYQINTILKRVALTTYERENVAQLSGQDWINFLNDHSNIKFNQNDQDLLLNAAYMKDDSIREGQLTSLANTAIKWIKNHV